A window of Candidatus Omnitrophota bacterium contains these coding sequences:
- a CDS encoding methyltransferase domain-containing protein — protein sequence MKRNFLLEKFIEIFKNEARGRVLDIGCGSGDYAYHLQNVGFDVLAADMDGGRFRHKNEVKFEKYNVTENLPFSDNDFDFVVLAEVIEHLENPYGVIKELHRVLRAGGKIILSTPNILNLKSRARFLAEGCWEYFREVPLEHSQNPRETIWNLHITPWRYHELEYLLHVGRFKIEGIYTSRYEGLGLCFLVPLIAFQSYTKAKRSQKKGDIDFARIHRIMLSKELLFGEHLIIKAVKV from the coding sequence ATGAAAAGAAACTTTCTATTGGAGAAATTTATTGAGATCTTTAAAAATGAAGCCAGAGGCAGAGTGCTGGATATCGGCTGCGGCAGCGGAGACTACGCGTATCACTTGCAGAATGTCGGTTTTGATGTATTGGCTGCGGATATGGATGGCGGACGTTTCCGGCATAAGAATGAAGTTAAATTTGAAAAATATAACGTTACCGAAAACCTCCCTTTCTCCGATAATGACTTTGATTTCGTCGTCTTGGCCGAGGTCATTGAACATTTAGAAAACCCATACGGAGTAATTAAAGAGTTGCACAGGGTTTTAAGAGCCGGGGGTAAGATTATCCTGTCAACCCCCAATATACTTAATCTTAAATCAAGGGCAAGATTTCTTGCGGAAGGTTGCTGGGAATATTTCCGGGAGGTTCCGCTGGAACATTCCCAAAATCCCAGAGAAACCATCTGGAATCTGCATATAACTCCCTGGAGATACCATGAATTGGAATATCTGCTTCACGTTGGAAGATTTAAAATTGAGGGAATATATACAAGCAGATATGAGGGGCTGGGCCTGTGCTTTCTCGTTCCGTTGATAGCCTTTCAGTCGTATACCAAAGCAAAACGTTCCCAGAAAAAAGGCGACATAGATTTCGCGCGCATACACAGAATAATGCTTTCCAAGGAGCTTCTTTTCGGAGAGCATCTTATTATCAAGGCGGTAAAGGTTTAG
- a CDS encoding MBL fold metallo-hydrolase — protein MGFEIDFLPVGEGERGGDAIAIRWGNLHGDRSEQKIMVIDGGTKESGKSLIEHIKKYYKAAKVDYVFCSHPDADHASGLTEVINNLTVGVLCLHRPWEHAQDLKNMFQNGKITGTSLKANLKKALEDAYELESLAKQKNIRVYEPFADDFTDGNAEIVVLSPTKDFYSVMLANFRETPEPKESLTLTERIVTAVKEAIKWVAENWGLETLADPQENETSAENNSSVILLLQVEGKKFLFTGDAGIEALSGAIKKAVSLGIDLKTLNFIQVPHHGSKHNIGPSLLDSIVGEKLQEPAHLKTAFVSSPKDGDPKHPSRKVVNAFMRRGAKVLATKESTKCHFDNAPDRGWVKAEPLPFYDEVAE, from the coding sequence ATGGGATTTGAGATAGATTTTTTACCAGTTGGTGAGGGTGAACGTGGAGGCGATGCTATTGCAATTCGATGGGGCAACCTTCATGGGGATCGTTCGGAGCAAAAAATAATGGTTATTGACGGAGGGACAAAGGAATCCGGTAAATCCCTTATTGAACATATCAAGAAATATTATAAAGCCGCAAAAGTTGATTATGTTTTCTGTTCTCATCCTGACGCAGATCATGCTTCTGGATTAACCGAGGTAATTAACAATCTTACAGTTGGAGTTCTATGTCTTCATAGGCCATGGGAACATGCCCAAGATTTAAAGAACATGTTTCAAAACGGCAAAATTACGGGGACCAGTTTAAAAGCTAATTTAAAAAAAGCATTAGAGGATGCCTATGAGTTAGAATCATTGGCAAAGCAGAAGAATATTCGCGTTTATGAGCCTTTTGCGGATGATTTTACAGACGGGAATGCCGAAATAGTTGTATTAAGCCCTACCAAAGATTTCTATAGTGTTATGCTTGCTAATTTCCGGGAAACACCTGAACCAAAAGAAAGTTTGACTTTAACTGAGAGGATTGTTACTGCTGTTAAAGAGGCGATCAAATGGGTTGCTGAGAACTGGGGACTAGAAACATTGGCTGACCCGCAGGAAAACGAAACGAGCGCAGAAAACAACTCAAGTGTAATTTTATTGCTTCAAGTTGAAGGGAAGAAATTTCTATTTACTGGAGATGCTGGTATTGAGGCGTTAAGTGGGGCAATCAAGAAGGCGGTAAGCCTAGGGATCGATTTGAAAACACTAAACTTTATTCAAGTTCCTCATCATGGAAGTAAGCATAACATAGGTCCTTCTTTGCTCGACTCTATAGTAGGTGAAAAGTTACAGGAACCAGCACACCTAAAAACAGCCTTTGTGAGCTCTCCAAAAGATGGAGACCCTAAGCACCCATCGCGAAAGGTAGTAAATGCTTTTATGAGACGTGGCGCTAAAGTTCTTGCTACTAAGGAAAGCACAAAATGTCATTTTGACAATGCTCCGGATCGCGGTTGGGTCAAGGCAGAACCATTGCCATTTTATGATGAAGTTGCAGAATAG
- a CDS encoding thermonuclease family protein, translating into MHRKFMFLCIIALVLSCPASAFCSEGVLVKRVVDGDTVVLSDGERVRLIGIDTPEMHESNKLYRDARRTRRDVEAIKRSGKESYLFTKGLLEGKRVRLEFDVERRDRYGRLLAYVFLEDGTMANARIIEEGFAQVYTFPPNVKYTDELLRLERQARQRGRGLWKEGP; encoded by the coding sequence ATGCATAGAAAGTTTATGTTTTTATGTATAATCGCTTTAGTTTTATCCTGTCCGGCTTCGGCGTTTTGTTCCGAGGGCGTCCTGGTTAAGCGTGTTGTTGACGGAGACACGGTTGTGCTCTCCGACGGAGAGCGGGTGCGCCTGATAGGCATTGATACGCCTGAGATGCACGAGTCCAACAAGCTCTACCGCGACGCCCGGCGCACCAGGCGCGACGTTGAGGCCATCAAGAGATCAGGGAAAGAGTCCTATCTGTTTACAAAAGGCCTCCTTGAAGGCAAACGGGTAAGATTGGAGTTTGACGTAGAGAGGCGCGACAGGTACGGCCGCCTGCTTGCCTATGTGTTTTTAGAGGACGGCACAATGGCAAACGCGCGGATTATAGAAGAGGGCTTCGCTCAGGTCTATACATTTCCCCCTAACGTAAAATATACCGATGAGTTACTGCGGCTTGAGAGGCAGGCGCGCCAACGCGGCCGCGGTTTGTGGAAGGAAG
- a CDS encoding class II SORL domain-containing protein yields the protein MAELKEMFQSADWKKEKHVPVIEAPDKIKKGEFAKIAVSVGKEIAHPNTTEHHIRWISVYFLPQGEKFPYEIGKCEFNAHGESTQGPNTSSVFTHPEAVLTLKTEKAGVLFASSYCNIHGLWQSSREIMVE from the coding sequence ATGGCTGAATTAAAGGAAATGTTTCAATCTGCCGATTGGAAGAAAGAGAAGCATGTCCCCGTGATCGAGGCGCCCGATAAGATAAAGAAAGGCGAATTCGCGAAGATCGCGGTCAGCGTGGGCAAGGAGATAGCCCATCCTAATACCACTGAGCACCACATCCGTTGGATCAGCGTGTATTTTCTGCCGCAAGGCGAGAAATTCCCTTATGAGATCGGGAAATGTGAATTCAACGCCCACGGAGAATCTACGCAGGGCCCCAACACCAGCAGCGTATTTACGCACCCGGAGGCGGTTCTGACTTTAAAAACCGAGAAGGCCGGCGTACTTTTTGCCTCTTCGTATTGCAACATACATGGATTATGGCAGAGTTCCAGGGAAATAATGGTAGAGTGA